The Acropora palmata chromosome 10, jaAcrPala1.3, whole genome shotgun sequence genome contains a region encoding:
- the LOC141894897 gene encoding solute carrier family 15 member 4-like has product MSLRTFPPSQMVSTSSVSDERTPLMRSASAMNSQSSGQCQQSPVQMHLPSQSFRCRMICILLIVILERITFYGLIANLLPFLINRIGLDQSASIAVVFTFTGFAWLMSTIGGIIADSYSGRYNAVYGSLLIYIVGVGMVLAAAIFSEFTFRDIFYQPLAFVALIIISVGEGAYKANVTAFGGDQLQAGDDTEYRRFFNWYYWSINIAVFIAFTAIGYIEQDMSCGFSKGFGILFGCIILACITLCVQRSVYVCHPPTGHIVRKVYNIIKEARHRKREQSSWDRTGQYFPGYEEQMPMKSWLDYAMMKYGGSYLDTDVEEVKTIARVMLIFATLVPYWTIYFQMNSTFLLQGLHMILPGDPNPTFVVVPAWLSLVDVCFVLMLIPIMDKIVYPWLDKKGWRLSVFKRISIGFLFATGSMIVAGIVEIERGESDNCVNHTISNQNYTACLSIYYQIPQYGLIGISEVFASVAALEFAYKEAPKTMQSFVMGLFYFVQSAGSLLGGALFVLCSLGKQPWTPNILKKEDRPKIFKLNGNLQDYFFLLAGILFFTWIIFLSITLRFKCSLINQTRKGRFM; this is encoded by the exons ATGAGCTTGAGAACGTTTCCTCCTTCTCAGATGGTTTCTACATCTTCAGTATCGGACGAGAGAACCCCGTTAATGCGCTCTGCTTCCGCCATGAACAGCCAATCAAGCGGACAGTGTCAACAGTCTCCTGTTCAAATGCACTTGCCATCGCAAAGCTTTCGTTGTAGAATGATTTGCATTCTCTTAATTGTTATTCTAGAAAGAATAACATTTTACGGTCTTATAGCGAATTTGCTTCCTTTCCTTATAAACAGGATTGGGTTAGACCAATCAGCCTCCATTGCAGTTGTGTTTACTTTCACTGGTTTTGCTTGGTTAATGTCAACCATTGGGGGGATCATCGCAGATTCTTACAGTGGTCGTTACAACGCTGTCTATGGCAGCCTTCTCATATATATTGTTGGAGTGGGAATGGTACTTGCTGCAGCTATCTTTTCGGAATTTACATTTAGAGATATTTTCTACCAGCCTTTAGCCTTTGTAGCGTTGATAATTATCTCAGTGGGTGAAGGGGCCTACAAAGCCAACGTTACTGCATTTGGAGGGGATCAGCTGCAAGCAGGAGATGATACAGAGTATAGGCGATTCTTTAACTGGTATTACTGGAGCATAAACATAGCTGTCTTCATAGCGTTCACTGCCATTGGTTATATTGAGCAAGATATGAGCTGTGGTTTTTCGAAGGGCTTTGGAATATTATTCGGTTGCATCATCTTGGCCTGCATTACCCTCTGTGTGCAGAGATCAGTTTATGTCTGCCATCCTCCTACAGGCCACATTGTGAGGAAGGTGTACAACATCATAAAGGAAGCAAGGCATAGAAAAAGGGAACAATCTTCATG GGACAGGACAGGTCAATATTTCCCTGGATATGAGGAGCAAATGCCAATGAAAAGCTGGCTTGACTATGCTATGATGAAATATGGAGGAAGCTATTTAGACACTGATGTAGAAGAAGTAAAGACAATTGCCAGGGTTATGCTTATTTTTGCAACCCTTGTTCCATATTGGACCATCTATTTTCAG ATGAACTCAACATTTCTGCTTCAAGGACTGCATATGATTCTTCCGGGCGACCCAAATCCAACATTTGTTGTAGTTCCTGCCTGGCTCTCCCTGGTGGatgtctgttttgttttgatgttgaTTCCTATTATGGATAAAATTGTATATCCCTGGTTGGATAAGAAAGGATGGCGATTGAGTGTTTTCAAAAGGATTTCTATTG GCTTTTTATTTGCTACGGGATCAATGATTGTGGCTGGCATTGTTGAGATTGAAAGGGGAGAAAGTGATAATTGTGTTAATCATACTATTAGTAACCAAAACTACACTGCTTGTTTGTCAATCTACTATCAAATACCTCAATATGGTCTTATTGGAATCAGTGAAGTGTTCGCAAGTGTGGCAG CTTTGGAATTTGCATACAAAGAGGCCCCAAAGACAATGCAAAGTTTTGTGATGGGTCTGTTCTATTTTGTCCAGTCAGCTGGTAGTTTGCTCGGTGGTGCTCTGTTTGTGCTGTGTTCCTTGGGAAAACAGCCATGGACTCCaaatattcttaaaaaagAAGACAGGCCAAAAATTTTCAAGCTTAACGGGAATTTGCAAGactacttttttcttttggctgGAATTCTGTTTTTTACTTGGATTATTTTTCTTAGTATCACGCTGAGATTTAAATGTTCATTGATCAATCAAACCAGAAAAGGACGATTTATGTGA